The Shewanella sp. NFH-SH190041 genome has a window encoding:
- a CDS encoding undecaprenyl-diphosphate phosphatase, with the protein MDTLQVVLLAFIQGLTEFLPISSSAHLILPAQLFGWQDQGLSFDVAVHIGSLLAVMLYFRTEIITMLKAWLSHVTGGPATPDSRLAWWIILATLPAVVFGFMVKDIVEQYLRGPGVIAITTVVFGLLLWLGDKMARCELNEYQAGWKKALLIGLAQALALIPGTSRSGVTMTAALMLGLSRQAAARFSFLMSIPVILGAAILMGKDIVTEGHSVDWSAMGLGVVLSFVAAYGCIHFFLKIISRMGMMPFVIYRLALGIFLCGFIYL; encoded by the coding sequence ATGGACACACTGCAGGTGGTGCTGCTGGCGTTTATTCAGGGCTTGACTGAATTTTTACCCATTTCCAGCTCAGCACATCTGATTTTACCGGCGCAGCTATTTGGTTGGCAGGATCAGGGCTTGTCATTTGATGTGGCAGTACATATTGGCTCACTGCTGGCGGTAATGCTCTATTTTCGTACCGAAATTATCACCATGCTTAAAGCATGGTTGAGCCATGTGACCGGAGGCCCGGCTACCCCAGATAGCCGTTTGGCTTGGTGGATTATTCTGGCCACACTGCCCGCTGTGGTGTTTGGTTTTATGGTTAAAGATATTGTTGAGCAGTATTTGCGCGGCCCAGGGGTGATAGCCATCACCACTGTGGTGTTTGGCCTGTTGTTGTGGCTAGGGGATAAAATGGCCCGCTGTGAGCTGAATGAATATCAGGCGGGGTGGAAAAAGGCTTTGTTGATTGGGCTGGCTCAGGCGCTGGCGTTGATTCCTGGGACATCCCGCAGTGGTGTGACGATGACGGCCGCACTGATGTTGGGATTGAGTCGCCAGGCGGCAGCTCGATTTTCTTTTTTAATGTCGATTCCGGTTATTCTTGGAGCGGCGATTTTGATGGGAAAAGACATTGTGACCGAAGGGCACAGTGTTGATTGGTCGGCGATGGGGCTGGGTGTAGTGCTGTCCTTTGTTGCCGCCTATGGCTGTATCCATTTCTTTTTAAAAATTATCAGCCGGATGGGGATGATGCCATTTGTTATCTACCGTCTGGCGCTGGGTATTTTTCTGTGTGGTTTTATTTATCTGTAA
- a CDS encoding Preprotein translocase subunit SecY encodes MATITALTGASILASIIFSLLLFLSIDDDLTMKWLFGALAVIFEVGKFYAWYEFGERKAHRNYTGALSALLFYSILALISIGGSIGGINCATNSAQEHVDIEQAKVNDYNRQIAAIDKQIALNNLAAQKYIEMERIISGVTRIQAENKHLREEQQKLAMERDSLPPVAQGSVIGLIDSLAKILSISSQTAQLGLVVFLSVLLDFLSAFFVGTVGEEFRFRHWFIVRQAEKKAEAEQAQHNANVAESQLMSPAVMEISMEQKVAQALMDGQIGCTKKAVAKHFMLHSDEVERAFSLLLENGYIGRKANNHYYLLEDMPS; translated from the coding sequence ATGGCCACTATTACTGCTCTAACTGGGGCATCAATTCTGGCCTCCATCATTTTTTCTCTTTTGTTATTTTTGTCTATTGATGATGACCTCACCATGAAATGGTTGTTTGGGGCGTTAGCGGTGATTTTTGAGGTGGGCAAATTTTATGCGTGGTATGAGTTTGGTGAACGAAAAGCCCATCGTAATTACACAGGTGCTTTATCTGCTTTGTTGTTTTATTCGATTTTGGCCTTGATCTCTATTGGGGGCAGTATCGGTGGGATCAACTGTGCGACGAATTCTGCGCAGGAACATGTTGATATCGAGCAGGCAAAAGTGAATGACTACAACCGTCAGATAGCCGCGATTGATAAGCAGATTGCCCTGAATAATCTGGCTGCACAGAAGTATATTGAGATGGAACGTATTATCTCTGGGGTGACGCGGATCCAAGCGGAAAATAAACATTTGCGTGAAGAGCAGCAAAAATTAGCCATGGAACGTGACAGTTTACCTCCTGTTGCTCAGGGCTCTGTGATTGGGTTAATTGACTCTCTGGCAAAAATTTTATCGATAAGTAGTCAGACCGCCCAGTTAGGACTGGTGGTTTTCTTGTCGGTATTATTGGATTTTCTATCAGCATTTTTTGTTGGGACTGTTGGTGAGGAGTTCCGTTTCCGTCATTGGTTTATTGTGCGCCAGGCGGAAAAAAAGGCTGAGGCGGAACAAGCTCAGCATAATGCTAACGTGGCGGAGTCACAGTTAATGTCACCTGCTGTGATGGAAATATCCATGGAACAAAAAGTGGCTCAAGCTTTGATGGATGGCCAAATTGGCTGTACTAAGAAAGCTGTTGCTAAACATTTTATGTTGCACAGCGATGAAGTTGAGCGCGCATTTTCGTTATTACTTGAGAATGGATATATTGGCCGCAAGGCGAATAATCATTATTATCTATTGGAAGATATGCCCAGTTAA
- the rpsU gene encoding 30S ribosomal protein S21 has protein sequence MPIIKVRENEPFDVALRRFKRSCEKAGILADVRAREFYEKPTTARKRAKAAAVKRLAKKLSRENARRVRLY, from the coding sequence ATGCCAATTATTAAAGTACGTGAAAATGAACCATTCGACGTAGCTCTGCGTCGTTTCAAGCGCTCTTGTGAAAAAGCTGGTATTCTGGCTGACGTTCGTGCTCGTGAATTCTACGAGAAACCAACTACTGCTCGTAAGCGTGCAAAAGCTGCTGCAGTAAAGCGTCTGGCTAAGAAGCTTTCTCGCGAAAACGCACGTCGCGTACGTTTATACTAA
- the folK gene encoding 2-amino-4-hydroxy-6-hydroxymethyldihydropteridine diphosphokinase, with the protein MATIYISLGSNIAPQHNLSAGLQDLTTCFGPLTLSSVYESEAVGFDGSNFLNMVAVAQTDMPVAAVVAELKRIELANGRTPASRKFAPRTLDLDLLLYDDMVCQLPVVLPRAEITENAFVLWPLAEVAPERKHPVVQQTYAQLWQHYNRAQKLWPVDMTLLEQY; encoded by the coding sequence ATGGCAACGATTTATATTTCCCTTGGCAGTAATATTGCGCCGCAGCACAATTTGTCCGCCGGACTGCAGGATCTCACTACTTGTTTTGGGCCTTTGACCCTCTCTTCTGTATATGAAAGTGAAGCGGTTGGGTTTGATGGTAGTAATTTTCTTAATATGGTGGCTGTTGCCCAAACAGATATGCCGGTTGCTGCAGTCGTCGCTGAATTGAAGCGTATTGAGCTGGCAAATGGGCGCACGCCTGCATCACGTAAATTTGCCCCACGGACCTTGGATCTGGATTTGTTGCTGTATGACGATATGGTCTGTCAGCTACCCGTAGTATTGCCGCGGGCTGAAATCACTGAAAATGCTTTTGTACTTTGGCCACTGGCAGAGGTGGCTCCTGAGCGTAAACATCCTGTGGTACAGCAGACCTATGCTCAGCTGTGGCAGCACTATAACCGGGCACAGAAACTCTGGCCTGTAGATATGACTTTACTGGAACAATACTAA
- the plsY gene encoding glycerol-3-phosphate 1-O-acyltransferase PlsY: MIMAAYLAGSVSSAVLVCRIRRLPDPRTEGSGNPGATNVLRIGGPFAAFMVLFFDMLKGAAPAYLAYLMGISAIWLGVIAIAACLGHIYPVFFDFKGGKGVATAFGAMAPIGDDLALALIGSWLLLVVITRYSSLAAILTALLAPLYTWYLDDRFTLPVAMLSTLIIIRHKDNIIRLARGCEPRFTLKGKLKHPKSNQTNT; this comes from the coding sequence ATGATAATGGCGGCCTACCTGGCCGGGTCAGTCTCCAGTGCGGTACTGGTGTGCCGCATCCGCCGTCTACCAGACCCCAGAACCGAAGGGTCCGGCAATCCTGGCGCCACCAATGTCCTTAGAATTGGCGGCCCATTTGCAGCCTTTATGGTGCTATTTTTTGACATGCTTAAAGGTGCAGCGCCTGCTTATCTGGCCTACCTGATGGGGATCAGTGCTATTTGGCTCGGGGTGATTGCAATTGCAGCCTGTCTTGGCCACATTTATCCAGTCTTTTTTGATTTTAAAGGCGGAAAAGGCGTCGCTACTGCGTTTGGCGCGATGGCGCCTATTGGCGATGATTTAGCCCTAGCGCTGATCGGCAGTTGGCTATTGCTGGTTGTGATTACCCGCTACTCATCACTGGCGGCCATTTTAACCGCGCTGCTGGCACCCTTATATACTTGGTATCTGGATGATAGATTTACCTTGCCAGTTGCCATGCTTTCAACACTGATAATCATCCGTCACAAAGATAATATTATCCGTTTAGCCCGGGGCTGTGAGCCGAGATTTACCCTCAAGGGCAAACTCAAACACCCCAAAAGCAATCAGACCAATACCTAA
- a CDS encoding GatB/YqeY domain-containing protein, which translates to MSLVDQLKAEMKAALVAKEKVRLGTIRMALAAIKQIEVDTRETLTDDQAIAVLTKMVKQRRDSIAQYEAAGRSELAEKEAEEIQVIEFFLPKPLTAEEVSAIIDATITEVGASSMADMGKVMGALKSKVQGRADMGAIGAQIRAKLQ; encoded by the coding sequence ATGAGCCTAGTTGATCAGCTAAAAGCCGAGATGAAAGCGGCTCTGGTCGCCAAAGAAAAAGTGCGACTAGGAACGATTCGTATGGCACTGGCCGCTATCAAGCAGATCGAAGTGGATACCCGCGAAACTCTGACTGATGACCAGGCCATAGCGGTCTTAACCAAAATGGTGAAACAGCGCCGCGATTCCATTGCTCAATATGAAGCAGCCGGACGCAGCGAGTTGGCCGAGAAAGAAGCAGAAGAGATTCAAGTTATTGAATTTTTCTTGCCAAAACCTCTCACTGCAGAGGAAGTCTCAGCCATTATTGATGCGACAATTACAGAAGTTGGTGCATCCTCCATGGCGGATATGGGCAAAGTAATGGGAGCACTGAAGAGCAAAGTGCAAGGGCGGGCAGATATGGGAGCCATCGGTGCCCAAATCCGCGCCAAACTGCAATAA
- the folB gene encoding dihydroneopterin aldolase has translation MDKVLIRGLRIDTVIGIYEWEKQIHQTLEIDLDMGWDNRLPAANDDYRHALCYETVSKRLTALVQAQPIELIETVAEQIADCLLSEFAVPWVRVQVMKPGAVPQAQAVGVEIERGHR, from the coding sequence ATGGATAAGGTACTGATACGTGGGCTGCGTATCGACACAGTGATTGGCATTTATGAGTGGGAAAAACAGATCCACCAAACACTGGAAATTGATCTGGATATGGGCTGGGATAATCGGCTTCCTGCTGCAAATGACGATTACCGTCATGCTCTGTGCTATGAAACCGTATCAAAACGCTTGACCGCACTGGTGCAAGCGCAACCAATTGAATTGATTGAAACCGTAGCTGAGCAGATTGCTGACTGTTTGCTGAGTGAATTTGCCGTGCCATGGGTGCGGGTACAGGTGATGAAACCTGGCGCTGTGCCTCAGGCACAAGCCGTTGGGGTTGAGATTGAACGCGGACACAGGTAG
- the tsaD gene encoding tRNA (adenosine(37)-N6)-threonylcarbamoyltransferase complex transferase subunit TsaD, translated as MRVIGIETSCDETGIAIYDDKAGLMSHALYSQVKLHADYGGVVPELASRDHVRKIVPLIRQALAEAGTDISEIDGVAYTKGPGLIGALLVGACVGRSLAYAWGVPAVGVHHMEGHLLAPMLEEDVPEFPFIALLVSGGHTLLVDVQGIGQYQVLGESIDDAAGEAFDKTAKLMGLDYPGGPRLSKLAAKGLPGQYKFPRPMTDRPGLDFSFSGLKTFAANTIAAEPDDEQTRANIARAFEEAVVDTLAIKCRRALKQTGYKRLVIAGGVSANQRLRAGLAELMTGLGGQVYYPRGEFCTDNGAMIAYAGLQRLKAGQIEPLAVKGQPRWPLDTLEPV; from the coding sequence ATGCGGGTAATTGGTATTGAAACATCCTGTGATGAAACCGGGATCGCCATTTATGACGACAAAGCGGGGCTGATGTCCCATGCGTTATACAGTCAGGTAAAACTGCACGCGGATTATGGTGGCGTAGTGCCTGAGCTGGCCTCCCGTGATCATGTCCGTAAAATTGTGCCGCTTATTCGGCAAGCACTGGCTGAAGCCGGTACTGATATCAGTGAGATCGACGGTGTGGCCTACACTAAGGGGCCGGGTCTTATCGGTGCATTATTGGTGGGGGCCTGTGTCGGCCGTTCGCTGGCTTATGCTTGGGGCGTACCTGCTGTGGGGGTACACCATATGGAAGGGCATCTGTTGGCGCCTATGTTGGAAGAGGATGTGCCAGAATTTCCTTTTATCGCCCTGTTAGTTTCAGGTGGTCATACCTTACTGGTTGATGTGCAGGGGATTGGCCAATATCAGGTGCTCGGGGAATCGATTGATGATGCCGCTGGTGAGGCGTTTGATAAAACCGCCAAACTTATGGGGCTGGATTATCCCGGTGGCCCAAGATTATCTAAGCTGGCCGCCAAGGGCTTGCCTGGACAATATAAGTTTCCGCGCCCAATGACAGACCGTCCTGGTCTGGACTTTAGTTTTTCCGGTTTGAAAACATTTGCCGCCAATACCATTGCAGCTGAGCCGGATGATGAGCAGACCCGAGCCAATATTGCCCGTGCCTTTGAAGAGGCGGTTGTGGATACGCTGGCGATTAAATGCCGTCGGGCCTTGAAGCAAACCGGTTATAAGCGCTTGGTGATTGCCGGTGGTGTTAGTGCTAACCAGCGTTTGCGAGCAGGGCTTGCTGAGCTCATGACCGGCTTGGGGGGGCAAGTTTATTATCCCCGTGGTGAATTTTGCACTGATAATGGTGCCATGATTGCTTATGCTGGTTTGCAGCGTTTAAAAGCAGGTCAAATTGAGCCGTTAGCGGTTAAAGGTCAGCCAAGATGGCCATTGGATACATTGGAACCAGTATAA